From a single Candidatus Izimaplasma bacterium HR1 genomic region:
- the ppiB_2 gene encoding Peptidyl-prolyl cis-trans isomerase B, giving the protein MKGTIILEKNDQVLELELFDKEAPGTVANFKKLANDGFYNGLTFHRVIPGFVAQGGCPKGTGTGGPGYTIKCETKNNPNQHEVGALSMAHAGKDTGGSQFFICYDSLPHLDGVHTVFGKVVSGIESVFDIKQGDRIKEIII; this is encoded by the coding sequence ATGAAAGGTACAATTATTTTAGAGAAGAATGATCAAGTGTTAGAATTAGAATTATTTGATAAAGAAGCACCAGGAACAGTAGCAAACTTTAAAAAGTTAGCTAATGATGGTTTTTATAACGGTTTAACATTTCACCGTGTAATCCCTGGATTTGTCGCACAAGGTGGATGTCCTAAAGGGACTGGTACTGGTGGACCAGGATATACAATTAAATGTGAAACAAAAAACAATCCTAATCAACATGAAGTTGGAGCTTTAAGTATGGCTCATGCTGGTAAAGATACAGGTGGAAGCCAATTCTTTATTTGTTATGATAGTCTTCCACATTTAGATGGAGTACATACAGTATTTGGAAAAGTAGTTAGTGGTATCGAAAGTGTCTTTGATATTAAACAAGGAGACCGTATTAAAGAAATCATTATCTAG
- the rpmI gene encoding 50S ribosomal protein L35 codes for MPKMRTHSGTKKRIKRTASGKIKVSHSQRGHLLSHKSTSAKRSHRKANYLSAGDYKRIKHQISQVK; via the coding sequence ATGCCAAAAATGAGAACTCATTCTGGTACTAAAAAAAGAATTAAAAGAACAGCATCAGGAAAAATTAAAGTGTCACACTCTCAAAGAGGACATTTACTAAGTCATAAAAGTACTAGCGCAAAAAGATCACACAGAAAAGCAAACTATTTAAGCGCTGGAGATTACAAAAGAATCAAACATCAAATTTCACAAGTGAAGTAA
- the glmM gene encoding Phosphoglucosamine mutase, with product MAKYFGTDGIRGRVPLEVNNSIAFKVGQSLKTALGTTRLVVGMDTRESGSELLFSVISGARSVGIDVMNAGVVSTPLISLFSKEKEVDGVMITASHNPYTDNGIKVFHYGNKLSHDQELKIEDYIDNNDKFNIGTLGEIYDGEEVLDLYLDLIDRLELYSTDLKVGIDSAHGANYLISKGILSELAENFFQIGNEPDGKNINNGVGSTHLEAITNLVKEQKLDIGFSYDGDGDRVLAVDNELNVVDGDKLIFVIACYLKELGLLKKDTVVLTKMSNLGIIKAFEDKGIKVILTDVGDKYVLEEINKNGYSIGGENSGHIILSDYINTGDGLLVSLLLLKILDDKEQSLKELTDEIKMWPQELFNIRTYNKEILNDKRVVKVVNEVKEVLKDNGKVLVRASGTEPLVRVTLSCETQSELDKHMNKIVSMINFVKEEV from the coding sequence ATGGCAAAATATTTTGGGACAGACGGAATTAGAGGTCGAGTTCCTTTAGAAGTAAACAATTCAATAGCTTTCAAAGTAGGACAAAGTTTAAAAACAGCTTTAGGTACTACAAGATTAGTTGTTGGGATGGATACAAGAGAATCTGGTAGTGAGTTACTATTTAGCGTTATAAGCGGCGCTAGAAGTGTTGGAATAGATGTAATGAACGCTGGTGTTGTTTCAACACCACTAATTAGTCTTTTTTCAAAGGAAAAAGAAGTTGATGGAGTAATGATTACTGCTAGTCATAATCCTTATACTGACAACGGGATTAAAGTATTTCATTATGGAAATAAATTAAGTCATGATCAAGAATTAAAAATTGAGGATTATATTGATAATAATGATAAATTTAATATAGGAACACTTGGAGAAATATATGATGGTGAAGAAGTATTAGATTTGTATTTAGATTTAATCGATAGATTAGAGTTATATAGTACTGATTTAAAAGTAGGGATTGATAGTGCTCATGGTGCTAACTACTTAATTAGTAAAGGAATCTTAAGTGAATTAGCTGAGAATTTCTTCCAAATCGGAAATGAACCTGATGGTAAAAATATTAATAACGGAGTTGGTAGTACTCATTTAGAAGCTATTACTAATCTTGTTAAAGAGCAAAAGCTTGACATTGGATTTAGTTATGATGGTGATGGGGATAGAGTTTTAGCGGTTGACAATGAGTTAAATGTTGTTGATGGGGATAAACTAATCTTTGTTATTGCTTGTTACTTAAAAGAATTAGGATTACTAAAAAAAGATACTGTGGTTCTAACTAAAATGAGTAACTTAGGTATCATTAAAGCTTTTGAAGACAAAGGAATTAAAGTTATCCTAACTGATGTTGGTGATAAATACGTTTTAGAAGAAATAAATAAAAACGGTTATTCTATTGGTGGGGAAAACAGTGGACATATTATCTTAAGCGATTATATTAATACTGGTGATGGTTTATTAGTTAGTTTATTGTTACTAAAAATATTAGACGACAAAGAGCAATCATTAAAAGAACTAACAGATGAAATCAAAATGTGGCCTCAAGAATTATTTAATATCCGTACTTATAATAAAGAAATACTTAATGACAAAAGAGTAGTTAAGGTCGTTAACGAAGTAAAAGAAGTGTTAAAAGATAATGGTAAAGTCTTAGTAAGAGCTTCAGGGACTGAACCATTAGTAAGAGTTACTTTAAGTTGTGAAACGCAAAGTGAACTTGATAAACATATGAACAAAATTGTTTCAATGATTAATTTTGTTAAGGAGGAAGTGTAA
- the glmU gene encoding Bifunctional protein GlmU translates to MKNYAIVLAAGKGTRMKTELPKCAFPILKKPMIQYIHENILKSMVDETTVVVGYQKEIIMGILGDSVDYAIQSTQKGTGHAVMVTKDIMAKKTGTTIIMLGDMPLIDYKVINKVIKYHRDKDNDLTVLTTKYQQPKGYGRIIRNEYGNIEAIVEHNECTNDLKRINEVNTGIYVVNNELLYKIVDKIKLNERKQEYYLTDIVEIMKPNYRVDAFELWDNEKVMGVNDLYSASVAEKYLRNEINKSHMLNGVSIVTPETVTIGENVIIEGNVTIYPNTYITGESIIKSGSKIGPNSEIHTSVIHNNVRVKHSLIFDSEVKSDTVVGPFAHLRNGAVIGENARIGNFVEVKNSIIGDGTKSAHLAYIGDTETGKNVNFGCGSITVNYDGLNKHRTKIGDDVFIGCNTNLIAPVEVGSRVFIAAGSTVTKNVPEGAFTIARNRQINKEDYAKNFITPKDDK, encoded by the coding sequence ATGAAGAATTATGCAATAGTTTTAGCTGCTGGTAAAGGAACTAGAATGAAAACAGAATTACCTAAATGTGCTTTTCCAATTCTTAAAAAACCAATGATTCAATATATTCATGAAAACATCCTGAAAAGTATGGTTGATGAAACAACAGTTGTTGTTGGTTACCAAAAAGAAATCATTATGGGTATTCTTGGTGATAGCGTAGACTACGCTATTCAAAGTACTCAAAAAGGTACTGGACATGCGGTTATGGTAACAAAGGATATCATGGCTAAGAAAACAGGTACTACGATTATTATGTTAGGTGATATGCCATTAATTGATTACAAAGTAATTAATAAAGTAATTAAATATCACAGAGATAAAGATAATGATCTAACTGTTTTAACAACTAAATATCAACAACCAAAAGGTTATGGACGTATCATTAGAAATGAATATGGTAATATTGAAGCAATCGTTGAACATAATGAATGTACTAATGATCTAAAACGTATTAACGAAGTAAATACAGGTATTTACGTAGTTAATAACGAATTACTATATAAAATAGTTGATAAAATTAAATTAAATGAACGAAAACAAGAATATTATTTAACTGATATTGTTGAAATAATGAAACCTAATTACCGTGTTGATGCTTTTGAGTTATGGGATAACGAAAAAGTAATGGGTGTTAATGATTTATATTCAGCAAGTGTTGCAGAAAAGTACTTGCGTAATGAAATTAATAAATCTCATATGTTAAACGGAGTAAGTATTGTAACTCCTGAAACAGTAACTATTGGTGAGAATGTAATTATTGAAGGTAATGTTACAATTTATCCTAATACTTATATCACTGGTGAAAGTATTATTAAAAGTGGTAGTAAAATTGGACCTAATAGTGAAATTCATACTTCAGTTATCCACAATAACGTCAGAGTAAAACACAGTTTAATCTTTGATAGTGAAGTTAAAAGTGACACTGTAGTAGGACCATTTGCTCATTTAAGAAATGGTGCAGTGATTGGTGAAAATGCTCGTATTGGTAACTTTGTTGAAGTTAAAAACTCAATTATCGGTGATGGTACAAAATCTGCTCATTTAGCATATATCGGTGATACCGAAACTGGTAAAAACGTAAACTTTGGATGCGGTAGTATAACAGTAAACTATGATGGACTAAATAAACATAGAACTAAAATCGGTGATGATGTATTTATTGGTTGCAATACTAATTTAATCGCCCCTGTAGAAGTAGGTAGTAGAGTATTTATAGCAGCAGGGTCTACGGTTACTAAAAATGTTCCTGAAGGAGCCTTTACAATCGCCAGAAATAGACAAATAAACAAAGAAGATTATGCTAAGAACTTTATCACTCCAAAAGATGATAAATAA
- the skfE gene encoding SkfA peptide export ATP-binding protein SkfE — protein sequence MSTSSAIQISNFTKKYVNKTISIHRLEIKNRVTLFIGENGSGKSTVLKALMSIISFEGEVNHSNTLSFMPENPFFPRDITVEEFLFNLSQLNPNDYDYKPYLTKYGLNSKKTEDISSLSKGMKAKLNLIQCLIRNSDYYLLDEPLSGLDEGSVNILVNDIKKSSKSFIVSSHLEEAFDDLEKEVIRINELTESTL from the coding sequence ATGTCTACAAGTTCAGCAATACAGATTAGTAATTTTACTAAAAAATATGTAAATAAGACTATCTCAATTCACAGACTTGAGATAAAAAATAGAGTTACTCTTTTTATCGGGGAAAATGGTAGTGGGAAGAGTACAGTTTTAAAAGCATTAATGAGTATTATCAGTTTTGAGGGAGAAGTAAATCACTCAAATACACTAAGTTTTATGCCAGAGAATCCGTTCTTTCCCCGTGATATTACAGTTGAAGAATTTTTATTTAATCTATCTCAACTAAATCCAAATGATTATGATTACAAACCATATTTGACTAAATATGGACTTAATAGTAAGAAAACAGAAGATATAAGTTCGCTTTCAAAAGGGATGAAAGCGAAACTTAATCTGATTCAGTGTTTAATTAGGAACAGTGACTATTATTTACTTGATGAACCACTTAGTGGATTAGATGAAGGAAGTGTAAATATCCTTGTTAATGATATAAAGAAAAGTAGTAAATCGTTTATTGTCTCTAGTCATCTAGAAGAAGCATTTGATGATTTAGAAAAGGAGGTAATTAGGATAAATGAACTTACTGAAAGTACATTATAA
- the glmS gene encoding Glutamine--fructose-6-phosphate aminotransferase codes for MCGIVGYLGTKNAKEIIINGLKRLEYRGYDSAGIALRLCDNGAFRIFKDKGRVAHLESLVDVKGEPCLGIGHTRWATHGVPNQVNSHPQTSSSGRFFIVHNGVVDNYKELKSSKLGESVFESDTDTEVIAHLIERYSYRMSVSEAIRKTMSLLEGSYALAIIDRDNPHRLYACKNKSPLLIGISDDGIIVASDVMACVGYSDRYVPLEDKTFVEIDGASYSIKDIIGKEVKHEEKVIDVDYFNIEKGEYSHFMLKEINEQPAVIRTIIGKYFDGDKPTINGPVKKALEESDRLYIIAAGTSMNAGFIGKELFEKMANIPTEVHIASEFAYNMPLLSKKPLFIFISQSGETADLRAVLVNIKAKGYRSLTITNVKTSTLAREADHFVEIHAGPEIAVASTKAYTAQIAILSILAYTLNDSHINLRKELSKAAISMENIIDKREYIEELVKEYLTKRNCFYIGRGIDYYSCLEASLKLKEISYIQTEGFAAGELKHGTIALIEEDTPVIAIISQRSISKNTRSNLYEVKSRGAKTLVISTRGVHESDDQIVVDDVFELFSPLLTVLPAQFIAYYAALHRGYDIDKPRNLAKSVTVE; via the coding sequence ATGTGCGGAATTGTAGGTTATTTAGGAACCAAAAATGCAAAAGAAATAATTATTAATGGCTTGAAACGTTTGGAGTATCGTGGATACGACTCTGCTGGAATAGCGTTAAGACTGTGTGACAACGGTGCTTTTCGTATATTCAAAGATAAAGGTAGAGTAGCTCATTTAGAAAGTTTAGTCGATGTTAAAGGTGAACCTTGCCTTGGTATTGGCCATACTAGATGGGCAACACATGGGGTGCCTAACCAGGTAAATTCCCATCCACAAACCTCTAGTTCAGGTCGTTTTTTTATTGTTCATAATGGTGTAGTAGATAACTATAAAGAACTAAAGAGTTCTAAATTAGGAGAAAGTGTCTTTGAAAGTGACACTGATACAGAAGTAATAGCTCATTTAATTGAAAGATACAGTTATAGAATGAGTGTTAGTGAAGCAATAAGAAAAACGATGAGTTTATTAGAAGGGTCTTACGCTCTTGCGATTATCGATAGAGATAATCCTCACCGTTTGTATGCTTGTAAAAACAAAAGCCCATTATTAATAGGTATTAGTGATGATGGTATAATTGTCGCATCAGATGTGATGGCTTGTGTTGGTTATTCAGATCGTTATGTTCCACTTGAAGATAAAACATTTGTGGAGATTGATGGTGCTAGTTATTCAATTAAAGATATTATTGGTAAAGAAGTGAAACATGAAGAGAAAGTTATTGACGTTGATTACTTTAATATTGAAAAAGGTGAATACTCACATTTCATGTTAAAAGAAATTAATGAGCAACCAGCGGTTATTAGAACGATTATTGGAAAATATTTTGATGGTGATAAACCAACAATTAACGGACCAGTAAAAAAAGCACTTGAAGAAAGTGATCGTTTATATATTATTGCCGCAGGAACTAGTATGAATGCTGGATTTATTGGAAAAGAGTTATTTGAGAAAATGGCTAACATTCCTACCGAGGTTCATATTGCTAGTGAGTTTGCTTATAACATGCCTTTACTATCTAAGAAGCCGTTATTTATCTTTATCTCACAAAGTGGTGAGACAGCAGATTTAAGGGCAGTACTTGTAAATATAAAAGCTAAAGGATATCGTAGTTTAACAATAACTAATGTTAAAACTTCAACTTTAGCTAGAGAAGCGGATCATTTTGTAGAAATTCATGCTGGACCGGAAATTGCAGTTGCTAGTACAAAAGCGTACACAGCACAAATCGCAATTCTATCAATCCTTGCTTATACATTAAATGATTCACATATAAATTTACGTAAAGAATTAAGTAAAGCCGCAATTAGTATGGAAAATATCATCGATAAAAGAGAATATATCGAAGAGTTAGTTAAAGAATATTTAACTAAACGCAATTGTTTCTATATTGGTCGCGGAATTGATTATTATAGTTGTTTGGAAGCTAGTTTAAAGCTAAAAGAAATTAGTTATATTCAAACAGAAGGATTTGCTGCTGGAGAATTAAAGCATGGAACGATTGCTTTAATTGAAGAAGATACTCCAGTTATCGCAATTATTTCACAAAGAAGTATTAGTAAAAATACGCGAAGTAACTTATATGAAGTTAAAAGTAGAGGAGCTAAAACATTAGTAATTTCAACAAGGGGTGTTCACGAGAGTGATGATCAAATTGTTGTTGATGATGTTTTTGAATTATTTAGTCCTTTACTAACAGTACTACCAGCACAATTTATCGCTTATTACGCTGCTTTACACCGTGGTTATGATATTGATAAACCACGTAACTTAGCTAAAAGTGTTACAGTAGAATAG
- the infC gene encoding Translation initiation factor IF-3, translating into MGTLCTHTFYILSTKQNLYALGGVTIKKYSREMPAKRKDDSILNEGIRAREVMVITDSGEKLGVINTRTALSQAYDKNLDLVLVAPGAKPPVAKFMDYNKYKYEQQRKQREARKNQKIVSLKEIRLSPKIDIGDFNTKLKNGRKFLDNGDKLKISIRFRGREMAYTNKGREIMLKYAEQCADIATIESMPKKDGRNMFMSLTPIKDKK; encoded by the coding sequence GTGGGTACATTATGTACGCACACTTTTTATATACTTTCCACAAAACAAAATTTATATGCCCTGGGAGGTGTAACTATAAAGAAATATAGTCGTGAAATGCCAGCGAAACGAAAAGATGATAGTATCTTAAATGAAGGTATTAGAGCAAGAGAAGTTATGGTAATTACTGATTCTGGTGAAAAACTAGGAGTAATTAATACAAGAACTGCTTTAAGTCAAGCATATGATAAAAACTTAGACTTAGTTCTAGTAGCTCCGGGTGCTAAACCACCAGTTGCTAAATTCATGGATTACAACAAGTATAAATATGAACAACAACGAAAACAACGTGAAGCTCGTAAAAATCAAAAAATTGTATCGCTAAAAGAAATTAGACTTTCACCGAAGATTGACATTGGAGACTTCAATACGAAGTTAAAAAATGGTCGTAAATTCTTAGACAATGGTGACAAACTAAAAATTTCTATCCGTTTTAGAGGTAGAGAGATGGCATATACTAACAAAGGTCGCGAAATAATGCTTAAATATGCAGAACAATGTGCAGACATCGCAACAATTGAAAGTATGCCTAAAAAAGACGGTCGTAATATGTTTATGTCATTAACGCCGATCAAAGACAAAAAATAA